A single region of the Haladaptatus paucihalophilus DX253 genome encodes:
- a CDS encoding response regulator transcription factor — protein MSDEPTVLIVDDEHAITDLHARWLEDSYEVRKAYNGTEALETIDEDVDIVLLDRRMPDRSGQEVLDEIREQAFDCRVAMVTAVEPDFDILELGFDAYICKPVSDPEQLREIVASLETRSTYDSQVQELLALSSKKAALEERKESDELSKNEDYTELETRLASLRNELSSTAMELDDDDLRAEFHGRNDSGSKLMKSAEGGDASESRD, from the coding sequence ATGTCTGACGAGCCAACTGTTCTCATCGTTGACGACGAACATGCTATCACTGACTTACACGCACGCTGGCTCGAAGATTCCTACGAAGTCCGGAAGGCGTACAACGGAACCGAGGCTCTAGAAACTATCGACGAGGACGTCGATATCGTTCTTCTCGACCGTCGGATGCCCGACCGCTCCGGGCAGGAGGTTCTCGACGAAATCCGCGAGCAGGCGTTCGACTGTCGGGTGGCGATGGTGACCGCCGTCGAACCGGATTTTGACATTCTCGAACTCGGATTCGATGCCTACATCTGTAAACCGGTTTCCGACCCGGAACAGCTCCGTGAAATCGTCGCGTCGCTCGAGACCCGCTCGACGTACGACTCGCAAGTACAGGAACTGCTTGCGCTGTCGTCGAAGAAAGCGGCGCTCGAAGAACGCAAGGAATCGGACGAGTTGTCGAAAAACGAGGATTACACCGAACTCGAGACGCGGTTAGCATCGCTTCGAAACGAGCTTTCGTCCACGGCTATGGAGTTGGACGACGACGACCTTCGTGCGGAGTTTCACGGCCGCAACGACTCGGGGTCCAAACTCATGAAATCCGCAGAGGGGGGGGACGCGTCGGAGTCCAGAGACTAA
- a CDS encoding sensor histidine kinase has product MSENRSASSQESVTKGSILLLIDHRRNRRLLADWLTSEYEVVLPKHGVDTSFDLCIVDEASFSRYRDELEAKKEASLPTFLPYLLVTSTNSPARTPEVWQGVDEVITTPIEKAVLQARLDGLLERRRLSVEIEREKEQSEHRFRTLFQTAPDPVFVLDADGRIQSVNDAFCHVSGRNRSAVLGERLENIDAFPNDSIDELTADMRERKRGNSSPYSVTYMTPDGENRYAEINTTRMRFDEENPEIIGIIRDVTEHKRRKQELQRQNERLDEFASMLAHELRNPLGIAQGYLRVARAEDSEDAFEEVSGALDRMERMINEMLDLARKPDALTEKEVTEFHEIVEDAWSRAAPPEATLMLENVEEEISADIDRLSQVFENLFRNAIEHVGRDVTVHVKRISNGVCIVDDGPGISDDERELVFQSGYTTDNGTGLGLSIVQQIVEAHGWEINVLEGSAGGSRFEITGIDFE; this is encoded by the coding sequence ATGAGCGAAAATCGGTCGGCATCCAGTCAGGAGTCGGTCACGAAGGGGAGTATCCTTCTGCTTATCGACCACCGCCGAAACCGTCGTTTGTTGGCCGACTGGCTCACGTCGGAGTACGAAGTGGTGCTTCCGAAACACGGCGTCGATACGTCGTTCGACCTGTGTATCGTCGACGAAGCGTCGTTCAGTCGCTATCGTGACGAACTCGAAGCCAAAAAGGAGGCGTCCCTCCCGACGTTCCTTCCCTATCTCCTCGTCACATCGACGAATTCCCCGGCGCGGACGCCGGAAGTGTGGCAGGGCGTCGACGAGGTTATCACGACACCCATCGAGAAGGCGGTGTTACAGGCGCGCCTGGACGGATTGCTCGAACGGCGGCGGCTTTCCGTCGAAATCGAGCGGGAGAAAGAACAGAGCGAACATCGGTTCCGAACGCTGTTCCAGACGGCCCCCGACCCCGTGTTCGTTCTCGATGCGGACGGAAGGATTCAGTCGGTAAACGACGCGTTTTGTCACGTTTCCGGACGCAACCGGTCTGCTGTTCTCGGCGAACGGCTCGAAAACATCGATGCGTTCCCCAACGATTCCATCGACGAACTCACCGCGGATATGCGCGAACGGAAGCGAGGTAACTCCTCTCCGTACTCGGTGACGTACATGACCCCGGACGGGGAAAACCGCTACGCCGAAATTAACACGACGCGGATGCGTTTCGACGAGGAGAACCCGGAAATCATCGGCATAATTCGGGACGTGACCGAACACAAGCGCCGAAAGCAGGAACTACAGCGCCAAAACGAGCGCCTCGACGAGTTCGCCAGCATGCTCGCCCACGAGCTCCGCAATCCCCTCGGTATCGCCCAGGGGTACCTCCGCGTTGCGAGGGCGGAAGACTCCGAGGACGCCTTCGAGGAGGTCAGCGGTGCGCTCGACCGAATGGAACGGATGATAAACGAAATGCTCGACCTCGCGCGCAAACCCGATGCGCTCACGGAGAAGGAGGTGACGGAGTTTCACGAAATCGTCGAGGACGCGTGGTCACGTGCCGCTCCGCCCGAGGCGACGTTGATGCTGGAGAACGTGGAAGAGGAGATTTCGGCGGACATCGACAGGTTGAGTCAGGTGTTCGAAAACCTGTTCCGGAACGCCATCGAGCACGTCGGACGGGACGTCACCGTTCACGTCAAACGTATCTCGAACGGCGTCTGTATCGTTGACGACGGTCCCGGAATCTCGGACGACGAGCGCGAATTGGTGTTCCAGAGCGGGTACACGACGGACAACGGAACCGGTTTGGGCCTGTCGATTGTCCAGCAAATCGTGGAAGCGCACGGCTGGGAGATTAACGTATTGGAAGGAAGTGCCGGTGGTTCGCGGTTCGAAATTACCGGTATCGATTTCGAATAG
- a CDS encoding DUF7563 family protein has protein sequence MAKADREDADGSGRHGIWNRHSRSSRRCRNPNCRNDHVDPTFARTMGTEDGIVFACPECTRWAALKRGAAADPTIDHRVDRDWR, from the coding sequence ATGGCTAAGGCAGATCGGGAGGACGCCGACGGTTCCGGCCGCCACGGTATCTGGAACCGACACAGCCGTTCGAGTCGGCGCTGTCGCAATCCGAACTGCCGAAACGATCACGTCGACCCCACGTTCGCGCGAACGATGGGAACCGAGGATGGCATCGTTTTCGCCTGCCCAGAGTGTACCCGCTGGGCGGCCTTGAAGCGCGGAGCCGCCGCAGACCCGACTATCGACCATCGCGTCGATAGGGACTGGCGATAG
- the tenA gene encoding thiaminase II, with translation MAFSDRLLAAGDRLWEEQKAHPFVVELADGTLDPAAFRHWVEQDYLYLKDYARVFALAGCKARDEETMTHAFDVAHAILADEMDLHRAFAAEYGISRAELESVEKAPTCLAYTNYLLRVAYEGTLAELAAAVYPCGQGYLDIADHMASIADGDHRYTPFIEKYTSDEFRNSVAWMRTFVDQQAEAFPGMHDAMEDAFLTSTRLETAFWGMAYERETWSNTR, from the coding sequence ATGGCGTTCAGCGACCGACTGCTCGCGGCAGGCGACCGACTCTGGGAGGAACAGAAAGCACACCCGTTCGTCGTCGAACTGGCCGACGGAACGCTCGACCCGGCGGCGTTCCGTCACTGGGTCGAACAGGATTATCTATATCTCAAAGACTACGCCCGCGTATTCGCACTCGCCGGATGCAAGGCGCGCGACGAAGAGACGATGACCCACGCGTTCGACGTCGCTCACGCGATTCTCGCCGACGAGATGGACCTCCACCGGGCGTTCGCCGCCGAGTACGGAATCTCCCGTGCTGAACTCGAATCGGTGGAGAAGGCACCGACCTGCCTCGCGTACACGAACTACCTTCTTCGGGTGGCCTACGAGGGAACTCTCGCCGAACTCGCGGCGGCCGTCTACCCCTGTGGACAGGGATACCTCGATATCGCAGACCACATGGCATCCATCGCGGACGGCGACCACCGTTACACGCCGTTCATCGAGAAGTACACGAGCGACGAGTTTCGGAATTCCGTCGCGTGGATGCGGACCTTCGTTGACCAGCAGGCCGAGGCGTTCCCCGGCATGCACGACGCGATGGAGGACGCGTTTCTGACCAGCACGCGCCTCGAAACAGCGTTCTGGGGCATGGCGTACGAACGCGAAACGTGGTCGAACACGAGATAG